In the genome of Bacillota bacterium, one region contains:
- a CDS encoding LCP family protein — MEEEVPGRALVAPNPAAARRPPRHPSARGRRARQAGCIGRGLRLGAALLALALTLSSCSAWLPWNRGGGGADRASSAETEPASGVAGWLAGSAKPVTVLVLGVMQGPGMPALTDSILLVSVDPARKSAWLLSIPRDTWVEIPGHGQARINEAYVRGGADLAEEVVADLTGVRPDRYVVVDYSAFKKLVDDVGGVTVDVPRTLDDPTFPAPDERHYAPLYIPKGVHHFNGEEALAYVRERHADPLGDLGRAQRQQQVLLALKDQFLKPANLPRVPAIAADLFGMIKTDFPLTQVPAYAALASEIPGDRIRSAVLDYASGAVRGWVTPGGAWVLLPDKSAIRGVVRRLEAPPDQRPARGPSRQ, encoded by the coding sequence ATGGAGGAAGAGGTTCCGGGACGGGCCCTGGTGGCCCCGAACCCAGCAGCGGCGCGGCGCCCGCCGCGCCACCCTTCCGCCCGCGGCCGCCGCGCCCGCCAGGCCGGCTGCATCGGACGGGGGCTCCGCCTGGGCGCCGCCCTCCTCGCCCTGGCGCTGACGCTCAGCTCCTGCAGCGCCTGGCTTCCCTGGAACCGCGGCGGCGGGGGGGCGGACCGGGCTTCCTCGGCCGAGACGGAGCCGGCCTCGGGCGTCGCGGGCTGGCTGGCGGGCTCCGCCAAGCCCGTGACGGTGCTGGTCCTGGGGGTCATGCAGGGTCCGGGCATGCCGGCGCTGACCGACTCCATCCTGCTGGTCTCCGTCGACCCGGCGCGGAAGAGCGCCTGGCTCCTCTCGATCCCGCGCGACACCTGGGTGGAGATCCCCGGCCACGGGCAGGCCCGCATCAACGAAGCCTACGTGCGCGGCGGCGCCGACCTGGCCGAGGAAGTGGTCGCCGACCTGACGGGCGTCCGCCCCGACCGCTACGTGGTCGTGGACTACTCCGCCTTCAAGAAGCTGGTCGACGACGTCGGCGGCGTCACCGTGGACGTGCCGCGGACGCTCGACGACCCCACCTTCCCGGCGCCCGACGAGCGCCACTACGCGCCGCTCTACATCCCGAAGGGGGTCCACCACTTCAACGGCGAGGAAGCGCTGGCCTACGTCCGCGAGCGCCACGCCGACCCGCTGGGCGACCTGGGCCGCGCCCAGCGCCAGCAGCAGGTGCTCCTGGCGCTCAAAGACCAGTTCCTCAAGCCCGCCAACCTGCCCCGGGTCCCCGCCATCGCCGCCGATCTCTTCGGCATGATCAAGACCGACTTCCCGCTGACGCAGGTGCCGGCCTACGCGGCGCTGGCCAGCGAGATCCCGGGCGACCGGATCCGCAGCGCCGTGCTGGACTACGCCAGCGGCGCGGTCCGCGGCTGGGTGACGCCCGGCGGGGCGTGGGTGCTCCTTCCTGACAAGAGCGCGATCCGGGGCGTGGTCAGGAGGCTCGAGGCGCCGCCCGACCAGCGCCCGGCACGGGGGCCGAGCCGCCAGTGA